A window of Tautonia plasticadhaerens contains these coding sequences:
- a CDS encoding DUF1549 domain-containing protein has translation MRRWNGPLTTSSALLALAFGALLLPNPTLADDEPKGDAVSPGSKVSYVEQVRPILQARCQGCHQPAKAGGKLVLTAFEGLLEAGESGIPAVVPGNPEESYLIDEITPVDGEALMPQDGAPLHETEIELIARWIAEGAVDDSPEDVRVAYSKDNPPVYARPPVITSIDVSPDGETIAVSGFNEVLLLSADGKERLGRLVGLSERVESVAFSPDGSKLAVSGGNPGRMGEVQIWEVESGRLLRSVPVTYDTVYGASWSPDGTRVAFGGADNTVRAIDAETGEEVLYLLAHEDWALDTVSSKDGSHLISVGRDMAVKLFEVETRRFVDNITSITPGALKGGVNAVARHPDRDEIVVGGSDGVPKLYRVERLTKRVIGDDGNLIRKFPALKGRIFAVAVSPDGSKVAAASSLDGQGEVAVFNYDFDTGLPDEIKAINEKVVTTRSAEEVAKLEAYHTEGVRELARLSTPETGLFALAFRPDGALLVAGGDGLVRVIDPDSGSITDTFSPAPLDEGSAELAEAGRPVEPRPVAADASTEVAEADRLPEGAELVEVTVSPAEIRLSNLYDYVQVVVSGTLGSGEVVDLTRTAELSVSGPIAAVSRSGFVTPQADGRATLEVLVGGTSSSVPLVVEGMATAFEVDFVRDVNPVLSRLGCNSGTCHGAQAGKNGFKLSLRGYDPIFDIRSLTDDHASRRVNLASPDDSLMLLKPSGLVPHEGGVPMSPGGPYYRIIRDWIASGARLEQGAPRVASIEVRPSKPVVQRIGARQQMRVVASYDDGTVRDVTQDAFIESGNTEVAEAGERGLVAAVRRGEAPILARFEGAYAATTLTVMGDRGDFAWSEPEKYNEVDELVARKWERMKILPSGLCTDAEFLRRAYLDLTGLPPSADEVTAFLDDPAPARAKREALVDRLIGSEAFVEYWTNKWADLLQVNAKFLGTEGATAFRGWIRVQVAANTPYDEFVRQVITASGSNRENPAASYYKILRTPAETMENTTHLFLGVRFNCNKCHDHPFERWTQDQYYETAAYFARVDLKPDPESGDQRIGGTAVEGAKPLYEVVADAGQGEVTHERTGAVVEPEFPYETEFRAPEDATRRVELASWITSPDNRYFARSYANRIWGYLMGVGLIEPLDDIRAGNPPTNPELLDYLTDEFVSSGFDVRHLMRLVATSRTYQLSVESNAWNADDAINYSHAQPKRLPAEVLFDAIYRVTGSTPNIPGVPEGTRAAALPDSGIDLPSGFLTTFGRPVRESACECERSDDLQLGPIMALVSGPTVADAIGDPNNAVASLSKEVEGNASLINRLFLRVLNRPAKVEEIDACLGVFDEIGADHRDLLAALATREAEVAALRPQREAERERAITDATQTLASYEAEIAPRLAEQERQRQEAIAAAEADLASYESSELPEKIRAWAAEQAKALVPWRPIEARRLTASNGSTLEQREDASIVATGEENGQGTYTVVAETEATGVRAFRLEVLGDPDLPSNGPGRAKDGNFVLNEIEVHASPLTDPTQVRKLALKDPMADFSQANFSIAAAIDGNDKDPAQGWAVSPASGVPHWATFQLAEPLDFPGGALLTVKLVQDFQSKEHSIGRFRLSLSTQEQPVGLGLTEEFAALVSAGESSWTDERRAAVLSYFRATDEPFRQKAAALAEAKKPLPEDSKLVQLRQRLAEAELPIPEDPTLVRLRADLAMSTNQLEARRLTAAQDIAWALINSPAFLFNH, from the coding sequence ATGAGACGCTGGAACGGGCCCCTGACCACCTCCTCGGCCCTGCTGGCCCTCGCCTTCGGGGCCCTGCTGCTCCCGAACCCGACCCTGGCCGACGACGAGCCGAAGGGCGACGCCGTCTCCCCCGGGTCGAAGGTCAGCTACGTCGAGCAGGTGCGCCCGATCCTCCAGGCCCGATGCCAGGGCTGCCACCAGCCGGCCAAGGCCGGGGGCAAGCTCGTCCTGACCGCGTTCGAGGGGCTGCTCGAAGCCGGGGAGTCCGGGATCCCGGCGGTCGTGCCCGGCAATCCGGAGGAGAGCTACCTGATCGACGAGATCACCCCCGTCGACGGCGAGGCCCTCATGCCCCAGGACGGGGCCCCCTTGCACGAGACCGAGATCGAATTGATCGCCCGATGGATCGCCGAGGGGGCGGTCGACGACTCCCCCGAGGACGTCCGGGTCGCGTACAGCAAGGACAACCCCCCGGTCTACGCCCGCCCCCCGGTGATTACCTCGATCGACGTCTCCCCCGACGGCGAGACGATCGCCGTCTCGGGCTTCAACGAGGTCCTGCTGCTCTCCGCCGACGGCAAGGAACGCCTCGGGCGGCTGGTCGGCCTGTCCGAGCGGGTCGAGTCGGTCGCCTTCTCCCCCGACGGTTCGAAGCTGGCCGTCTCGGGCGGCAACCCGGGGCGGATGGGAGAGGTGCAGATCTGGGAGGTCGAGTCGGGCCGGCTCCTGCGGTCGGTGCCGGTGACGTATGACACCGTCTACGGCGCGAGCTGGTCCCCCGACGGCACCAGGGTCGCATTCGGCGGCGCCGACAACACGGTCCGGGCCATCGACGCCGAGACCGGCGAGGAGGTGCTCTACCTGCTCGCCCACGAGGACTGGGCGCTGGACACCGTCTCCTCCAAGGACGGCTCGCACCTGATCTCGGTCGGCCGGGACATGGCGGTGAAGCTCTTCGAGGTGGAGACGAGGAGGTTCGTCGACAACATCACCTCGATCACCCCCGGCGCCCTGAAGGGCGGGGTGAACGCGGTCGCCCGGCACCCGGACCGGGACGAGATCGTCGTCGGCGGGTCCGACGGCGTGCCGAAGCTCTACCGGGTCGAGCGGCTGACCAAGCGGGTGATCGGCGACGACGGCAACCTGATCCGCAAATTCCCCGCGCTCAAGGGCCGGATCTTCGCCGTCGCCGTCAGCCCCGACGGCTCGAAGGTCGCCGCCGCCAGCAGCCTCGACGGCCAGGGCGAGGTCGCCGTCTTCAACTACGACTTCGACACCGGCCTGCCCGACGAGATCAAGGCGATCAACGAGAAGGTGGTGACCACCCGATCGGCCGAGGAGGTGGCGAAGCTGGAGGCCTACCACACCGAGGGCGTCCGGGAGCTGGCCCGCCTCTCGACCCCCGAGACGGGCCTGTTCGCCCTCGCCTTCCGGCCCGACGGGGCGCTGCTCGTCGCCGGGGGAGATGGCCTGGTCCGGGTGATCGACCCGGATTCCGGCTCCATCACCGACACCTTCTCCCCCGCACCGCTGGACGAGGGCTCGGCCGAGCTGGCCGAGGCCGGGAGGCCCGTCGAGCCGAGGCCGGTGGCGGCCGACGCCTCGACCGAGGTCGCCGAGGCCGATCGCCTCCCCGAGGGGGCCGAGCTGGTCGAAGTGACCGTCTCACCCGCCGAGATCCGGCTCTCCAACCTGTATGACTACGTCCAGGTCGTCGTCTCCGGCACGCTCGGCAGCGGAGAGGTGGTGGACCTGACCCGGACGGCGGAGCTGTCCGTCTCGGGGCCGATCGCCGCCGTCTCCCGATCCGGCTTCGTCACCCCGCAGGCCGACGGGCGGGCGACCCTCGAGGTCCTCGTCGGCGGCACGTCGTCGAGCGTCCCGCTGGTCGTCGAGGGGATGGCGACGGCCTTCGAGGTCGACTTCGTCCGGGACGTGAACCCGGTCCTCTCCCGGCTCGGCTGCAACTCCGGCACCTGCCACGGCGCCCAGGCGGGGAAGAACGGCTTCAAGCTGTCGCTCCGGGGGTACGACCCGATCTTCGACATCCGGTCGCTGACCGATGACCACGCCTCACGACGCGTCAACCTCGCCTCGCCGGACGACAGCCTGATGCTGCTCAAGCCGAGCGGCCTGGTGCCGCACGAGGGCGGCGTGCCGATGTCCCCCGGCGGGCCCTACTACCGGATCATCCGGGACTGGATCGCCTCCGGGGCGAGGCTGGAGCAGGGCGCCCCCCGGGTGGCCTCGATCGAGGTCCGGCCCTCCAAGCCGGTCGTCCAGCGGATCGGCGCCCGGCAGCAGATGCGGGTGGTCGCCTCCTACGACGACGGCACCGTCCGGGACGTGACCCAGGACGCCTTCATCGAGAGCGGCAACACCGAGGTCGCCGAGGCCGGCGAGCGGGGCCTGGTCGCCGCCGTCCGCCGCGGCGAGGCCCCCATCCTCGCCCGGTTCGAGGGGGCGTACGCCGCCACCACGCTGACCGTCATGGGGGACCGGGGCGACTTCGCATGGTCGGAGCCGGAGAAGTACAACGAGGTCGACGAGCTGGTCGCCCGCAAGTGGGAGCGGATGAAGATCCTCCCCTCGGGACTCTGCACCGACGCCGAGTTCCTCCGCCGGGCCTACCTCGACCTGACCGGCCTGCCCCCCTCGGCCGACGAGGTCACCGCCTTCCTCGACGACCCGGCCCCGGCCCGGGCCAAACGCGAGGCGCTGGTCGACAGGTTGATCGGCTCCGAGGCCTTCGTCGAGTACTGGACGAACAAGTGGGCGGACCTCCTCCAGGTGAACGCCAAGTTCCTCGGCACCGAGGGGGCGACCGCCTTCCGGGGCTGGATCCGGGTGCAGGTGGCCGCAAACACCCCGTATGACGAGTTCGTCCGCCAAGTGATCACCGCCAGCGGCTCGAACCGGGAGAACCCGGCGGCGTCGTATTACAAGATCCTCCGCACCCCGGCGGAGACGATGGAGAACACGACCCACCTGTTCCTGGGCGTCCGGTTCAACTGCAACAAGTGCCACGACCACCCCTTCGAGCGCTGGACCCAGGACCAGTACTACGAGACGGCCGCCTACTTCGCCCGGGTCGACCTGAAGCCCGACCCTGAGAGTGGCGACCAGCGGATCGGCGGCACCGCCGTCGAGGGGGCCAAGCCCCTCTATGAGGTCGTCGCCGACGCGGGGCAGGGGGAGGTGACCCACGAACGCACCGGCGCCGTCGTCGAGCCGGAGTTCCCGTACGAGACCGAGTTCCGGGCCCCCGAGGACGCGACCCGTCGCGTCGAGCTCGCCTCCTGGATCACCTCGCCCGACAACCGCTACTTCGCCCGGAGCTACGCCAACCGGATCTGGGGCTACCTCATGGGCGTCGGCCTCATCGAGCCGCTCGACGACATCCGGGCCGGCAACCCGCCCACCAACCCGGAGCTGCTCGATTACCTGACCGACGAGTTCGTCTCCAGCGGCTTCGACGTCCGCCACCTGATGCGGCTGGTCGCCACGTCCCGGACCTACCAGCTCTCGGTCGAGTCCAACGCGTGGAACGCCGACGACGCGATCAACTACTCCCACGCCCAGCCCAAGCGGCTGCCGGCCGAGGTGCTCTTCGACGCGATCTACCGGGTCACCGGCTCGACGCCGAACATCCCCGGCGTCCCCGAGGGGACCCGGGCCGCCGCCCTGCCGGACTCCGGCATCGACCTGCCCAGCGGCTTCCTCACCACCTTCGGCCGACCGGTCCGGGAGAGCGCCTGCGAGTGCGAGCGCTCCGACGACCTGCAGCTCGGGCCGATCATGGCCCTGGTGAGCGGGCCGACCGTGGCCGACGCCATCGGCGACCCGAACAACGCGGTCGCCTCGCTCTCGAAGGAGGTCGAGGGGAACGCCTCGCTCATCAACCGCCTCTTCCTCCGGGTCCTGAACCGCCCGGCGAAGGTCGAGGAGATCGACGCCTGCCTCGGGGTCTTCGACGAGATCGGCGCCGACCACCGGGACCTCCTCGCCGCCCTGGCGACCCGGGAGGCCGAGGTCGCCGCCCTGAGGCCGCAGCGGGAGGCGGAACGCGAACGGGCGATCACCGACGCGACGCAGACGCTCGCCTCCTACGAGGCCGAGATCGCCCCGAGGCTCGCCGAGCAGGAGCGGCAGCGCCAGGAGGCGATCGCCGCCGCCGAGGCCGACCTGGCGTCCTACGAATCCTCGGAACTCCCCGAGAAGATCAGGGCCTGGGCCGCCGAGCAGGCCAAGGCCCTCGTCCCCTGGCGGCCGATCGAGGCCCGCCGCCTGACCGCCTCCAACGGCTCGACCCTCGAGCAGCGGGAGGACGCGTCGATCGTCGCCACCGGCGAGGAGAACGGCCAGGGGACCTACACGGTCGTCGCCGAGACCGAGGCGACCGGCGTCCGGGCCTTCCGGCTGGAAGTCCTCGGCGACCCCGACCTGCCGAGCAACGGCCCCGGCCGGGCGAAGGACGGCAACTTCGTCCTCAACGAGATCGAGGTCCACGCCTCCCCGCTCACCGACCCGACCCAGGTCCGGAAGCTGGCCCTGAAGGACCCGATGGCCGACTTCAGCCAGGCGAACTTCTCGATCGCCGCGGCGATCGACGGCAACGACAAGGACCCGGCCCAGGGATGGGCCGTCTCCCCCGCCTCGGGGGTCCCCCACTGGGCGACCTTCCAGCTCGCCGAACCCCTGGACTTCCCCGGCGGCGCCCTGCTGACGGTCAAGCTCGTCCAGGACTTCCAGAGCAAGGAGCACTCGATCGGCCGCTTCCGGCTCTCGCTCTCGACCCAGGAGCAGCCGGTCGGCCTCGGCCTGACCGAGGAGTTCGCCGCGCTCGTCTCCGCCGGGGAATCGAGCTGGACCGACGAGCGGCGCGCCGCGGTCCTCTCCTACTTCAGGGCCACCGACGAGCCGTTCCGGCAGAAGGCCGCCGCCCTCGCCGAGGCGAAGAAGCCCCTGCCCGAGGACTCGAAGCTCGTCCAGCTCCGCCAGCGCCTGGCCGAGGCCGAGCTGCCGATCCCCGAGGACCCGACCCTCGTCCGGCTCCGGGCCGACCTGGCCATGAGCACCAACCAGCTGGAGGCCCGTCGGCTGACCGCCGCCCAGGACATCGCCTGGGCCCTCATCAACAGCCCGGCCTTCCTGTTCAACCATTGA
- a CDS encoding glycosyltransferase, with translation MHVLFLHRAFPSQFGHLAAELSGRYGWRCSFLAEEMGTCPPPSGEMLGKVDLHRLPPAAGPVGGVTHWMRAQEVAFDLCRRQAAYLRGRPDLRPDLVVGHCGLGPVLFLDGVVDCPLVSYCEYYHAPAFGDLTYRVDLPPVELASTYPRCINATTLLGLVASDSGYSATEAQRRSFPERFRPRLEVHFDGIDTALYRPRPREAMQLLGRSIPRDAEVITFVSRGLESIRGFDLFLELARVLMRERPDLIAVVAGSEWSYYAWDRLHTGSPSFKDWATSRAPVDPSRFVFLGQLEPEVIARILARSDLHVYPTVPFVPSWSLFDAMSCGAVVLGSDVGAVADLVEPGRTGLLAPLFDLDAQLDLARRVLDDPAAFAPIGRAARDRIEAGYSMDVCIPRLRDYFGRIAGEAEGLGRRPDPASRSPGGPGPDQ, from the coding sequence ATGCACGTCCTCTTCCTCCACCGCGCCTTCCCCTCGCAGTTCGGCCACCTGGCGGCCGAGCTGTCGGGACGGTACGGCTGGCGGTGCTCGTTCCTGGCCGAGGAGATGGGGACCTGCCCCCCGCCTTCCGGGGAGATGCTCGGGAAGGTCGACCTGCATCGGCTGCCCCCGGCGGCCGGGCCCGTCGGGGGGGTGACGCACTGGATGAGGGCGCAGGAAGTGGCCTTCGACCTCTGCCGGAGGCAGGCGGCGTACCTCCGGGGCCGTCCCGACCTGAGGCCGGACCTCGTCGTCGGCCATTGCGGCCTGGGGCCGGTCCTCTTCCTGGACGGGGTGGTCGACTGCCCGCTCGTCTCGTACTGCGAGTACTACCACGCCCCCGCGTTCGGGGACCTGACCTACCGGGTGGACCTGCCCCCGGTCGAGCTGGCCTCGACGTACCCGAGGTGCATCAACGCGACGACCCTGCTCGGCCTGGTCGCGAGCGACTCCGGCTATTCGGCCACCGAGGCCCAGCGGCGATCGTTCCCCGAGCGGTTCCGGCCCAGGCTGGAGGTCCACTTCGACGGCATCGACACCGCGCTCTATCGACCCAGGCCGAGGGAGGCGATGCAACTGCTCGGCCGGTCGATCCCCCGCGACGCGGAGGTGATCACCTTCGTCTCCCGGGGCCTGGAGTCGATCCGGGGGTTCGACCTGTTCCTGGAGCTGGCCCGGGTGCTGATGCGAGAGCGGCCGGATCTGATCGCCGTGGTCGCCGGGTCGGAGTGGAGCTATTACGCCTGGGACCGGCTGCACACCGGCTCGCCGAGCTTCAAGGACTGGGCGACGTCGAGGGCGCCGGTCGACCCGTCCCGGTTCGTCTTCCTCGGCCAGTTGGAGCCGGAGGTTATTGCCCGGATCCTGGCCCGGAGCGACCTGCACGTCTACCCGACGGTGCCGTTCGTGCCGTCGTGGTCGCTCTTCGACGCGATGAGCTGCGGGGCCGTGGTGCTCGGCTCGGACGTGGGGGCGGTGGCCGACCTCGTCGAGCCGGGCCGGACCGGCCTGCTCGCGCCGCTGTTCGACCTCGATGCGCAGCTCGACCTGGCCCGGCGGGTCCTCGACGACCCGGCCGCGTTCGCCCCGATCGGCCGGGCGGCCCGGGACCGGATCGAGGCGGGGTACTCGATGGACGTCTGCATCCCCCGGCTCCGCGATTACTTCGGGCGGATCGCCGGGGAGGCGGAGGGGCTCGGCCGCCGACCCGACCCGGCGAGCCGATCGCCGGGCGGTCCCGGGCCGGATCAGTAG
- a CDS encoding glycosyltransferase, whose amino-acid sequence MAQDPLCLLCVEPRFPGRLGAVADWLVRTRGYRCWFFCHGVEPQDRWPGSTGRGLEVVRFDVGGVARERSVSWTRSLERGLCYAYGAWEVIEARRPRPVDVVLGRSSGLGSTLFVPAFAPRAPVVNLFDYYYHPRRLDLADELVDRLPPDYVNWRVAANAMDLLDLENGVVPWTSTEWQRSLYPSEYRGDFVVQHEGVDLRRFRGESRRWGARGRSIAGRPVPEGAKVVSFVATTPDRLRGFDRFVSLANRLLRERPDVICVVVGGGTVTRALDVEHFGADFAAITMGREPVVDPERFWMLGEAAPDIVAGLLSASDLHVDPSRPYVLSRATVEAMASGAVVLAWDSEPIREVIDDGRTGLLVPPGDPEAAARIALGVLADPGAHRPIGEAARELARGRFDRDACLPRLAELLDDLAKRSYAPPKRGGG is encoded by the coding sequence ATGGCCCAGGACCCGCTCTGCCTGCTCTGCGTCGAGCCCCGGTTCCCGGGACGCCTCGGGGCGGTGGCCGACTGGCTCGTCCGCACGCGGGGCTATCGCTGCTGGTTCTTCTGCCACGGCGTCGAACCCCAGGACCGCTGGCCGGGGTCGACCGGCCGGGGGCTGGAGGTCGTCCGGTTCGACGTGGGGGGGGTGGCCCGGGAGCGTTCCGTCTCCTGGACCCGGTCCCTCGAACGCGGCCTCTGCTACGCCTACGGCGCCTGGGAGGTGATCGAGGCCCGCCGGCCGAGGCCGGTCGACGTGGTCCTCGGCCGGTCGAGCGGCCTGGGCTCCACCCTGTTCGTCCCCGCCTTCGCCCCCAGGGCGCCGGTCGTCAACCTGTTCGACTACTACTACCACCCCCGACGCCTCGACCTGGCCGACGAGCTGGTCGATCGCCTGCCGCCCGACTACGTGAACTGGCGGGTCGCCGCCAACGCGATGGACCTGCTCGACCTGGAGAACGGCGTCGTCCCCTGGACCTCGACCGAGTGGCAGCGCTCGCTGTACCCGTCCGAGTACCGGGGCGACTTCGTCGTGCAGCACGAGGGGGTCGACCTCCGGCGGTTCCGGGGGGAGTCGAGGAGATGGGGTGCCCGGGGCCGGTCGATCGCCGGCCGACCGGTCCCCGAGGGGGCGAAGGTGGTCAGCTTCGTGGCGACGACCCCGGACCGCCTCCGGGGCTTCGACCGGTTCGTCTCGCTGGCCAACCGGCTGCTCCGGGAGCGCCCGGACGTGATCTGCGTGGTCGTCGGCGGCGGGACGGTCACCCGGGCGCTGGACGTGGAACACTTCGGCGCCGACTTCGCCGCGATCACCATGGGCCGGGAGCCGGTCGTCGACCCCGAGCGGTTCTGGATGCTCGGCGAGGCCGCCCCCGACATCGTGGCCGGGTTGCTCTCGGCCAGCGACCTGCACGTCGACCCGAGCCGACCGTATGTCCTCTCCCGGGCGACGGTCGAGGCGATGGCCTCGGGGGCGGTCGTGCTCGCCTGGGACTCCGAACCGATCCGGGAGGTCATCGACGACGGCCGCACCGGCCTGCTCGTGCCGCCGGGTGATCCCGAGGCCGCCGCCCGGATCGCCCTGGGAGTGCTGGCGGATCCCGGCGCGCACCGGCCGATCGGCGAGGCCGCCCGGGAACTGGCCCGGGGACGGTTCGACCGGGACGCCTGCCTCCCCCGGCTGGCCGAGCTGCTGGACGACCTGGCGAAGCGGTCGTATGCCCCGCCGAAGAGGGGAGGGGGCTGA
- a CDS encoding glycosyltransferase, protein MDVLFIHQAFPAQFGRLALELSRRYGWRCRFLVETYSSCPTPSGEMLEALEIHRVRDPRETPKGGVPWPRVFGRWLEQCLAYRSAYEGTIGDDRPDLIVAHGGQGAPIALLRELADAPIVNYCEYYFPNRFADLTYRVDLPPAELAPFYPRCINAPTLLALQASDAGYAPTRFQHDSFPERYRPEIEVHFDGVDTELYRPREVPSIALPDGRTLGPGRPVVTYVSRGLESMRGFDLFVEVAGRIARGRPDAVFVVAGAGTTYYGWDDHATGGADFRSWSMAKHGADASRFAFLGHVEPGVLAAVLARSDLHLFPSVPFVPSWSLFNAMASGCVVLGADVEPVREVIEEGRTGLLAPLFDAERWADRALEVLDRPGDFEGIGRAAAARIRGRYGLDSCVPDLRDYFERVASRGRVDGR, encoded by the coding sequence ATGGACGTCCTGTTCATCCACCAGGCCTTCCCGGCCCAGTTCGGCCGGCTGGCCCTGGAGCTGTCCCGGCGGTACGGCTGGCGCTGCCGGTTCCTGGTCGAGACCTATTCGAGCTGCCCGACGCCGTCGGGGGAGATGCTCGAGGCGCTGGAGATCCACCGGGTCCGGGACCCTCGGGAGACGCCGAAGGGGGGGGTTCCCTGGCCCCGGGTCTTCGGCCGGTGGCTGGAGCAGTGCCTGGCGTACCGATCGGCCTATGAGGGGACGATCGGGGACGACCGGCCCGACCTGATCGTGGCGCACGGGGGGCAGGGGGCGCCGATCGCCTTGCTCCGGGAGCTGGCCGACGCGCCGATCGTCAACTACTGCGAATATTATTTCCCGAACCGGTTCGCCGACCTGACCTACCGGGTGGACCTGCCCCCGGCGGAGCTGGCCCCGTTCTACCCGAGGTGCATCAACGCCCCAACCCTGCTGGCGCTGCAGGCCAGCGACGCCGGATACGCGCCGACCCGGTTCCAGCACGACTCGTTCCCCGAGCGGTATCGCCCCGAGATCGAGGTCCACTTCGACGGCGTCGACACCGAGCTGTACCGGCCCCGGGAGGTCCCGTCGATCGCCCTGCCCGACGGCCGGACCCTCGGCCCGGGGCGGCCGGTGGTGACGTATGTCTCCCGGGGTCTGGAGTCGATGCGGGGGTTCGACCTGTTCGTCGAGGTGGCGGGGAGGATCGCCCGGGGGCGGCCGGACGCGGTCTTCGTGGTCGCCGGGGCGGGGACGACCTACTACGGCTGGGACGACCACGCCACCGGGGGGGCCGACTTCCGGTCCTGGTCGATGGCGAAGCACGGGGCCGACGCCTCCCGGTTCGCCTTCCTCGGGCACGTGGAGCCAGGGGTGCTCGCCGCGGTGCTGGCCCGGAGTGACCTGCACCTGTTCCCCTCGGTCCCGTTCGTGCCGTCGTGGTCGCTCTTCAACGCGATGGCCAGCGGCTGCGTGGTGCTCGGGGCCGACGTCGAGCCGGTCCGGGAGGTGATCGAGGAGGGGAGGACCGGGCTGCTCGCCCCGCTCTTCGACGCGGAACGCTGGGCCGACCGGGCGCTGGAGGTGCTCGACCGCCCCGGCGACTTCGAGGGCATCGGCCGGGCGGCCGCCGCGCGGATCCGGGGCCGCTACGGCCTCGACTCCTGCGTGCCGGACCTGCGAGACTACTTCGAGCGGGTGGCTTCCCGGGGGCGGGTCGACGGCCGGTAG
- a CDS encoding DUF1501 domain-containing protein — protein sequence MLFVPGPSGKDLCDGHLGSTRRDILRVGASGLFGMSLGSMLQMQAASAADTDTNAARRGAPGWGKAKSIVLVYLQGGPSHLDLWDPKPDAPEKVRSAFKPIATRTPGIDVCETLPKLADITDKFTFIRSMSYTPNGLFNHTAAIYQMMTGYTTDKVSPSGQLEPPSPKDFPNFGSNIIRLQPPTVPMLPFVMLPRPLQESNVVGKGGTAGFLGKAYDPYTLYPEGDDMDMEKMSRIKVDDLQLRPEVFALRLRRRARLRDALNEAMPVLDESVSSYNLNEYYDRALSLVVSGRAREAFDLAGETPALRDRYGRNTFGQGCLLARRLVEAGTRVVEVVWPKVANSDNHSWDHHVDLTNRMRDQSGPMLDQGLSALIADMDERGLLEDTLVVAVGEFGRSPQKGVSTSGNGNSADGRDHWPYCYTAVAAGAGLRRGHVHGKSDKTASSPVEDPVHPGELLATIYHAFGIAPDTIVYNHLNQPRELVKAEAITSLFG from the coding sequence ATGCTCTTCGTCCCCGGCCCCAGCGGCAAGGACCTGTGCGACGGCCACCTCGGGAGCACCCGGCGCGATATCCTCCGGGTGGGCGCCTCCGGCCTGTTCGGCATGTCGCTCGGCTCGATGCTCCAGATGCAGGCCGCCTCGGCGGCGGACACCGACACCAACGCCGCCCGCCGGGGCGCCCCCGGCTGGGGCAAGGCCAAGAGCATCGTGCTCGTCTACCTCCAGGGCGGGCCCAGCCACCTCGACCTCTGGGACCCCAAGCCCGACGCGCCGGAGAAGGTCCGCTCCGCCTTCAAGCCGATCGCGACCCGGACCCCGGGGATCGACGTCTGCGAGACGCTGCCGAAGCTCGCCGACATCACCGACAAGTTCACCTTCATCCGGTCGATGAGCTACACGCCCAACGGCCTGTTCAACCACACGGCCGCCATCTACCAGATGATGACCGGCTACACGACCGACAAGGTCAGCCCGTCCGGCCAGCTGGAGCCCCCCAGCCCGAAGGACTTCCCCAACTTCGGCTCGAACATCATCCGCTTGCAGCCGCCGACCGTGCCGATGCTGCCGTTCGTGATGCTGCCCCGGCCGCTCCAGGAGTCCAACGTCGTCGGCAAGGGGGGGACGGCCGGGTTCCTCGGCAAGGCGTACGACCCGTACACCCTCTACCCCGAGGGTGACGACATGGACATGGAGAAGATGAGCCGGATCAAGGTCGACGACCTCCAGCTCCGGCCCGAGGTCTTCGCGCTGCGACTCCGGCGCCGGGCCCGCCTCCGCGACGCCCTCAACGAGGCCATGCCGGTCCTGGACGAGTCGGTCTCCTCCTACAACCTGAACGAGTACTACGACCGGGCCCTGAGCCTGGTCGTCTCCGGCCGGGCCCGGGAGGCGTTCGACCTGGCCGGGGAGACGCCCGCCCTCCGCGACCGCTACGGCCGCAACACCTTCGGCCAGGGCTGCCTGCTGGCCCGGAGGCTGGTCGAGGCGGGGACCCGGGTGGTCGAGGTCGTCTGGCCGAAGGTCGCCAATAGCGACAACCACTCCTGGGACCACCACGTCGACCTCACCAACCGGATGCGGGACCAGTCCGGCCCGATGCTCGACCAGGGCCTCTCGGCCCTAATCGCCGACATGGACGAGCGCGGCCTGCTGGAAGACACGCTGGTCGTCGCCGTCGGCGAGTTCGGCCGGAGCCCGCAGAAGGGGGTCAGCACCTCCGGCAACGGCAACAGCGCCGACGGCCGGGACCACTGGCCGTACTGCTACACCGCCGTCGCCGCCGGGGCCGGCCTCCGCCGGGGCCACGTCCACGGCAAGTCGGACAAGACCGCCTCCAGCCCGGTCGAGGATCCGGTCCACCCCGGGGAGCTGCTGGCCACGATCTACCACGCCTTCGGGATCGCCCCGGACACGATCGTCTACAACCACCTCAACCAGCCGAGGGAGCTGGTCAAGGCCGAGGCCATCACCTCGCTCTTCGGCTGA